In [Leptolyngbya] sp. PCC 7376, a genomic segment contains:
- a CDS encoding AAC(3)-I family aminoglycoside N-acetyltransferase — MPSIEIRQLAATDIELMRQLLTVFGDAFEDKESYCQNQPTDEYLQNLLNRDYFIAVAALKSGQVVGGLVAYELQKFEQARSEIYIYDLAVLSEHRRQGIATACIEKVQEIAAERGAYVIFVQADYGDDPAINLYSKLGKREDVMHFDIPPA; from the coding sequence ATCCCGTCGATAGAAATCCGACAGCTTGCGGCTACTGACATTGAGTTGATGCGTCAGTTGCTTACTGTTTTTGGTGATGCCTTTGAGGACAAAGAATCCTATTGCCAGAACCAGCCCACCGATGAGTACTTACAGAATTTGTTAAACCGGGATTATTTTATTGCTGTTGCAGCGCTGAAGTCTGGACAAGTGGTGGGAGGACTAGTCGCCTATGAACTCCAGAAATTCGAGCAAGCCCGCAGTGAAATTTATATTTATGACCTTGCCGTTCTCTCTGAGCACCGCCGCCAAGGTATTGCCACTGCTTGCATCGAGAAAGTTCAAGAAATTGCGGCTGAGCGGGGAGCCTATGTCATTTTTGTGCAGGCTGATTATGGCGACGACCCGGCGATAAATCTCTATTCAAAATTAGGAAAGCGGGAAGATGTCATGCATTTCGACATTCCTCCCGCTTAA
- a CDS encoding DUF1499 domain-containing protein: MLSRFYAIILVCLFWCLTPAVSSAASLFPGASPTNIGIEANHLAPCPDSPNCVASEDADDTHTIEPIAYVGDRQTVRQALEQVLSVVPRTKIVESTDNYIHAESSSRLLGFVDDVEFYFPENDSTIQLRSASRLGESDLGVNQRRIEQIRLALQDLGIAQ; this comes from the coding sequence ATGTTGTCCCGCTTCTACGCCATCATCCTTGTCTGTCTCTTCTGGTGTCTAACCCCTGCTGTTAGCTCCGCCGCCTCGCTTTTCCCTGGTGCTTCCCCCACAAATATCGGTATCGAAGCTAATCATCTCGCCCCTTGTCCCGACAGCCCGAATTGCGTCGCCAGCGAAGATGCGGATGACACCCATACCATTGAGCCCATTGCCTATGTCGGCGATCGCCAGACAGTACGCCAAGCCCTTGAGCAAGTTTTATCCGTTGTTCCCCGCACAAAAATTGTCGAGTCAACAGATAACTATATCCATGCCGAATCCAGCAGCCGTCTATTAGGTTTTGTTGATGATGTCGAGTTTTATTTCCCTGAAAATGACTCCACAATTCAGCTCCGTTCCGCTTCTCGCCTTGGCGAATCCGATCTTGGCGTTAATCAACGTCGCATTGAGCAAATTCGCTTAGCCCTACAAGACCTAGGCATTGCCCAATAA
- a CDS encoding DUF3038 domain-containing protein has translation MNETVSVMPNPSTSQPSASDQPYLLRNLPDILPEGKAFPRRAQQQIDLLLLALEALELGGSELMLASAKRLELDSIVTNRVAFWRLRCSNPWRRSHTHQDLTPTQAKALVLIVGDRAKQLTALLRQLLLAEQQVRSRQLPFDNHFRLSEYLERFRAHFKSRMNNRRVRVMLYNQSKQDLNELALDLLQKLLFCTGTVGAQRLWVSLFDGEVS, from the coding sequence ATGAATGAGACCGTGAGCGTAATGCCCAACCCTAGTACATCCCAACCTTCAGCATCAGATCAACCTTATCTGTTGCGAAATTTGCCGGATATTTTACCGGAGGGGAAAGCTTTTCCTCGGCGCGCTCAGCAGCAAATCGATTTACTTTTATTGGCTCTCGAAGCGCTCGAACTTGGTGGTTCGGAACTCATGCTTGCTTCCGCCAAACGCCTTGAGCTCGACAGTATTGTGACGAATCGGGTCGCATTTTGGCGGTTACGATGTAGTAATCCTTGGCGGCGATCGCACACCCACCAGGATTTGACGCCCACTCAAGCGAAAGCCCTTGTTCTTATTGTTGGCGATCGCGCGAAACAGCTCACCGCATTATTACGTCAGCTACTCCTCGCAGAACAACAGGTACGCAGCCGACAACTCCCGTTTGATAACCATTTCCGTTTATCCGAATACCTAGAGCGCTTTCGTGCCCACTTTAAAAGTCGCATGAATAACCGTCGTGTCCGCGTGATGCTCTATAACCAATCCAAGCAAGACCTTAACGAACTTGCTTTAGATCTACTTCAGAAACTACTATTTTGTACCGGAACCGTTGGCGCACAACGGCTTTGGGTTAGCTTATTTGATGGAGAAGTCAGCTAG
- a CDS encoding DUF4335 domain-containing protein: MNILRQYSLPNCTLILEGFDDGTGDSLQTLAVLSNVECRFLSSRQVLNGGKVFFDHLVQAVSEYAQGLLSGMQHPIDPEGTIENGQVLIETIEPSNVHRVLWQQGETTPSDQSNSEVHLTTAELFDLTEAIDQFLADGLTLPNFVLPLTPLSKRYSIPEQSLAERVTPPLIGVSSFALTAFALFFAPVPEATRPIEEAANNNGSETIEQTTENTGEETEPGISTEEEAISNATVPEEASISDAELDELLNTVPEIDDSLSLAMMQTYLYQTLNEAWTDRQEDQTAAYRLSVATDGAIVGYQAIEDTPEDLVNSTPLPQLAYSSVDEAIASSEEVGQFKVVFDDKVLEVSPWNGTAGDISFDTSEVRGNALRELVSGVRRDIAGALETKSVATDKPLRYSIGVTDDGAIAFYISESASAEAAVIETPLPALIQPEAAGIIPGTSILPQEPLTQVNVVFQPNGVVEVSPWAGYR, translated from the coding sequence ATGAATATTCTCAGACAATACAGCCTCCCAAATTGCACCCTCATCCTCGAAGGCTTCGATGATGGCACTGGTGATTCTCTCCAAACCCTCGCAGTACTCTCCAATGTCGAATGTCGATTTCTCTCATCTCGACAAGTCTTGAATGGCGGAAAGGTTTTTTTCGATCACCTCGTTCAAGCAGTCAGTGAGTATGCCCAAGGATTACTCAGTGGCATGCAGCACCCCATTGATCCCGAAGGCACAATCGAGAACGGTCAAGTTCTGATCGAAACGATCGAACCTAGCAATGTCCACCGTGTTCTTTGGCAGCAGGGTGAAACAACTCCTTCGGATCAGTCGAATAGTGAAGTGCACCTAACCACTGCCGAACTCTTTGATCTCACAGAGGCAATCGATCAGTTCTTGGCTGACGGATTAACGCTCCCAAATTTTGTTCTTCCTTTAACCCCACTCAGTAAGCGCTACAGTATTCCTGAGCAGTCCTTGGCAGAGCGAGTGACCCCCCCTCTGATTGGTGTGAGTAGTTTTGCGCTGACAGCTTTTGCACTGTTCTTTGCACCGGTACCAGAAGCCACTCGACCAATAGAAGAAGCCGCCAACAATAACGGTTCTGAGACAATCGAGCAAACAACGGAGAATACGGGAGAAGAAACTGAACCTGGCATTTCGACAGAGGAAGAGGCTATCTCCAATGCAACAGTCCCAGAGGAAGCGTCTATTTCTGATGCAGAATTGGACGAGCTTTTAAATACCGTCCCTGAAATTGATGACAGTTTAAGTTTGGCGATGATGCAGACTTACCTTTATCAAACCTTGAATGAAGCTTGGACAGATCGCCAGGAAGATCAAACTGCCGCTTATCGTCTTTCTGTTGCGACAGATGGTGCAATTGTTGGTTATCAAGCCATTGAAGATACGCCAGAAGATTTGGTGAATTCAACGCCATTGCCACAGCTAGCTTATTCTTCCGTTGATGAGGCGATCGCCAGTTCTGAAGAAGTGGGTCAGTTTAAAGTCGTCTTTGATGACAAAGTTTTAGAGGTTAGTCCTTGGAATGGCACTGCGGGTGATATTTCCTTTGATACAAGTGAAGTGCGCGGTAATGCACTACGAGAGCTTGTATCGGGTGTTCGCCGTGACATTGCAGGTGCTTTAGAAACAAAAAGTGTTGCTACCGATAAACCATTGCGATATAGCATTGGCGTTACTGATGACGGGGCGATCGCCTTCTACATTTCAGAAAGCGCATCAGCAGAAGCCGCAGTCATAGAAACGCCTTTACCAGCTCTCATCCAGCCAGAAGCCGCAGGGATTATCCCTGGCACTAGTATTCTTCCTCAAGAACCACTCACACAGGTTAATGTTGTTTTCCAACCCAATGGGGTAGTGGAAGTCAGTCCTTGGGCAGGGTATCGTTAG
- a CDS encoding transposase, whose amino-acid sequence MFPKTRVQLCIVHLIRNSLKFVSWKDRKSVVSDLKPIYLAATVAKAESALTAFAERWDGIYPTISQTWLNHWDNIIPLFDYPAPIRRIIYTTNAIEAVNRSLGKVLKTKSMFPHADAALKLLYLALKNLMKRWTIPIPHWKRALSYFAIDHPEYFLH is encoded by the coding sequence GTGTTCCCAAAAACGAGAGTGCAATTATGTATCGTTCATCTGATACGAAATAGCCTGAAATTCGTTTCTTGGAAAGACCGTAAGTCCGTGGTGTCAGACCTCAAGCCCATTTATCTGGCCGCCACAGTTGCCAAGGCAGAATCTGCCTTAACTGCTTTTGCGGAGCGTTGGGACGGCATCTACCCCACTATTTCCCAGACATGGCTGAATCATTGGGACAACATCATTCCATTATTTGATTATCCAGCTCCCATCCGCCGCATCATTTACACCACCAATGCCATTGAGGCAGTCAATCGCTCTTTGGGCAAGGTGTTAAAAACCAAGAGCATGTTCCCCCATGCAGATGCTGCCCTGAAATTGCTGTATTTAGCCCTGAAGAATTTGATGAAGAGATGGACGATACCAATACCCCATTGGAAAAGGGCCTTAAGCTATTTTGCCATTGATCATCCAGAGTATTTTCTTCACTAA
- a CDS encoding IS1 family transposase (programmed frameshift) → MECPEYQSTHIRKNGKKKGKQNHICVDCGRQFIDRYSQLGYSKSFKRECLKMYVNGMGFRAIERVKGVHHTTVITWVKQVAELLPDAYAPEQVPQVGELDELQTFVGAKKNKVWLWTAVDHFQPGILAWTVGDRSAETFKPLWAMVSLWRCFFYITDGWHVYPMFVPDGDQIISKTYMTRVEGENTRLRHYLARLHRKTLCYSKSLEMLKHSIRLLIHYLKFWDVPIPRPS, encoded by the exons ATGGAATGTCCAGAATACCAATCTACTCATATCCGTAAGAATGGAAAGAAAAAAGGCAAACAGAATCACATCTGTGTAGATTGCGGTCGTCAGTTTATCGACCGCTACAGCCAGCTCGGCTACTCAAAGTCCTTCAAACGTGAATGCCTCAAAATGTATGTCAACGGTATGGGCTTTCGAGCCATTGAACGGGTGAAAGGAGTGCACCACACTACCGTCATCACTTGGGTCAAACAAGTCGCTGAATTACTACCTGATGCTTATGCACCTGAGCAGGTGCCTCAGGTTGGCGAACTCGATGAACTTCAAACATTCGTCGGTGCTA AAAAAAATAAGGTCTGGCTCTGGACTGCCGTAGACCACTTTCAACCAGGTATTCTCGCTTGGACTGTTGGTGACAGAAGCGCAGAGACATTCAAACCATTATGGGCAATGGTTAGTCTCTGGAGATGCTTCTTCTACATCACAGATGGCTGGCATGTTTATCCCATGTTTGTACCCGATGGTGACCAGATTATCAGTAAGACCTACATGACTCGTGTCGAAGGAGAGAACACTCGATTGCGGCATTATCTCGCTCGACTCCATCGAAAGACCTTATGTTATTCCAAGTCTTTAGAGATGTTAAAGCATTCGATTCGATTGCTGATTCACTATCTCAAGTTCTGGGATGTCCCTATCCCTCGACCCTCATAG
- a CDS encoding Rieske (2Fe-2S) protein: MAKSKVASTSEVSGDKVLKAKVNGQPVLVSKSGDSYCAIAGKCPHLNLPMSKGKVENGTITCPFHGSKFDLCSGKNVEWVDSFVGIPLPGVAKKMVAMGKEPTDVASFAVSQEGEDLYIDA; the protein is encoded by the coding sequence ATGGCTAAATCAAAGGTTGCCAGCACGTCAGAAGTCAGCGGAGATAAGGTGCTCAAGGCAAAGGTCAACGGTCAACCAGTGCTCGTCTCGAAGTCTGGTGACAGCTATTGTGCGATCGCCGGGAAATGTCCCCACCTCAATTTACCCATGTCAAAAGGCAAGGTTGAGAACGGCACTATCACTTGCCCTTTCCACGGCTCTAAATTTGATCTATGCAGCGGCAAAAACGTTGAATGGGTAGATTCTTTCGTTGGTATTCCCCTCCCCGGCGTGGCTAAAAAGATGGTTGCAATGGGTAAAGAGCCCACTGATGTTGCAAGTTTTGCTGTTTCTCAAGAAGGCGAAGATCTCTACATCGACGCATAG
- a CDS encoding sensor histidine kinase, producing the protein MTAMNQLENNIFPIPSNEAERLDALEEYQILDSLPEQSFDDLTAIAAQICGTPIALISLVDKERQWFKSRQGIDATETPRGHSFCTHAIMDPEEVLVVPNALEDPRFLVSPLVKAAPHIRFYAGAPLVNPDGYALGTLCVIDDQPRNLSDAQKTALEALSRQVVSQLELFKQTNQLQHQVEVSQQKQEVLEDTLEQLKQTQTSLIHAEKMSTLGHLVRGIAHEVNNPVNFIFGNLKSLEDYATDLFELLDQYQNDVKVESPELAELKEEIDLEYLRQDFPNLFDSMLNGAERIRNIVKSLRLFSRLGEEGNKNINLNENLDATLDLLKAQLDEQGSAIELVRDYDENLPSVICNIGSINHVVMLMLHNAIDALAQGVGAEHESPHQATISVSTKQCDGEYIYICISDNAAGISEALQEKIFEPFFSTKPIGEGTGLGLAICQQVVAQHNGKLLCKSEIDVGTTFEIILPTNTTSF; encoded by the coding sequence ATGACTGCAATGAATCAGTTAGAGAACAATATATTTCCTATCCCGAGTAATGAAGCAGAGCGCTTGGATGCCCTTGAGGAGTACCAAATTCTCGACTCTTTGCCTGAGCAGAGCTTTGATGATTTGACGGCGATCGCCGCCCAGATTTGCGGAACACCCATTGCCTTAATTAGCTTGGTTGATAAAGAGCGACAATGGTTTAAATCTCGCCAAGGCATTGACGCAACTGAGACACCCCGTGGTCATTCATTTTGTACCCATGCCATTATGGATCCTGAAGAAGTACTGGTTGTACCAAACGCTTTAGAGGATCCACGTTTTTTAGTCAGTCCACTTGTTAAGGCGGCCCCACATATTCGTTTTTATGCTGGTGCGCCTTTGGTTAATCCTGACGGCTATGCTTTAGGGACATTGTGTGTCATTGATGATCAACCTCGTAATTTAAGTGACGCTCAAAAAACAGCTTTAGAAGCACTCAGCCGTCAAGTTGTAAGTCAACTGGAACTGTTTAAACAGACAAATCAACTGCAGCACCAGGTCGAAGTCTCACAGCAAAAACAAGAAGTTTTAGAAGACACCTTAGAGCAACTGAAACAAACTCAAACTAGTTTGATTCATGCTGAAAAAATGTCTACTCTGGGGCATTTAGTGAGAGGCATTGCCCATGAAGTGAATAACCCGGTGAATTTTATTTTTGGCAATTTGAAAAGTCTAGAGGATTATGCCACAGATTTGTTTGAACTCTTGGATCAATATCAGAATGATGTGAAAGTTGAGTCACCGGAGTTGGCTGAATTAAAAGAAGAGATTGACTTGGAATATCTCCGGCAAGATTTCCCGAATTTGTTTGATTCGATGCTGAACGGAGCTGAGCGTATCCGGAATATTGTGAAATCCCTCAGACTCTTTTCACGTCTTGGTGAGGAAGGGAATAAAAATATAAATCTGAATGAAAATCTTGATGCAACGCTTGACCTCTTAAAGGCCCAGCTTGATGAGCAAGGCTCTGCGATTGAGCTAGTGCGAGATTATGACGAAAATCTACCGAGTGTTATTTGTAATATTGGGTCGATTAATCATGTTGTGATGCTAATGTTGCACAATGCGATTGATGCCCTGGCACAAGGTGTTGGTGCTGAGCATGAGAGCCCTCATCAAGCGACGATTAGTGTTTCTACGAAGCAATGTGATGGAGAATATATTTATATTTGCATTTCAGATAATGCTGCGGGAATTTCTGAAGCTCTACAAGAGAAGATTTTTGAACCATTTTTTAGTACGAAACCCATCGGTGAAGGTACAGGTTTAGGTCTTGCGATTTGTCAGCAAGTGGTGGCTCAGCATAATGGCAAATTGTTGTGTAAGTCAGAGATTGATGTTGGGACAACGTTTGAAATTATTTTGCCAACAAATACGACTTCATTTTAA
- a CDS encoding DUF2288 domain-containing protein: MSDLREQLKTGFGESEWEDLAPHAGRDAIIVVHPSLDLLMVGEAIATDNTALVSQWMEGTLVRKPTKEELTDWSKAKGQKFPTLIVQPFVLVNYDRVED; encoded by the coding sequence ATGTCAGATCTGCGCGAACAGTTAAAAACGGGTTTCGGGGAAAGTGAATGGGAAGATCTCGCTCCCCACGCGGGTCGAGATGCGATTATTGTTGTCCATCCTTCTCTTGATCTATTAATGGTGGGTGAGGCGATCGCCACGGACAATACAGCCCTTGTGAGCCAGTGGATGGAAGGAACTCTGGTGCGCAAGCCAACCAAGGAAGAATTGACTGATTGGAGTAAAGCAAAGGGGCAAAAATTCCCAACATTAATTGTGCAACCTTTTGTTCTGGTTAACTACGACAGGGTAGAAGACTAA
- a CDS encoding valine--pyruvate transaminase, whose translation MSQTPQLSKFGTQMSRLTGVRAIMKDIIDTLKAGAGQEFINLSAGNPVIIPEVEQLWRDCTADLLASAEYGEVVCRYGSSQGYEPLIEAIATDFNKRYGLNLTSDNIVITPGSQSLYFLAANAFGGYDAGDRLKEIILPLSPDYTGYGGVSLYPEAVKAFKPSLDIDRASHRFKYRPDFSQLKIDETSGCVIFSRPCNPTGNVLSNDETKKIADLAATYDVPVLIDSAYAPPFPALNFTEMKPLFGGNIIHCMSLSKAGLPGERVGIAIGEPKFVSILQAFLTNACIHSSRYGQAIATRAIQSGALAEIALNVIRPYYQNKIQILTAKLDQCMSDDIPWYLHRAEGAIFAWLWFDELPMTDWELYQELKKVGVIVVPGGPFFPGLQEPWEHKQQCLRISLTASDQDIETAVERLAAIAQQIYAK comes from the coding sequence ATGTCCCAGACTCCCCAGCTTTCGAAATTTGGTACGCAGATGTCTCGTTTAACCGGGGTGCGCGCCATTATGAAGGATATTATCGATACCCTAAAAGCGGGAGCAGGACAAGAATTCATTAATCTCAGTGCGGGTAATCCAGTAATTATTCCCGAGGTGGAACAGCTCTGGCGTGATTGCACAGCAGATTTATTGGCGAGTGCAGAATACGGTGAAGTGGTTTGTCGATATGGTTCATCTCAGGGTTATGAGCCACTCATCGAGGCGATCGCCACAGACTTTAATAAGCGTTATGGGTTGAACCTTACTAGCGACAATATTGTTATTACCCCCGGCTCTCAATCGCTTTATTTTCTCGCGGCAAATGCTTTCGGAGGATATGATGCGGGCGATCGCCTCAAAGAAATTATTTTGCCTCTGAGCCCTGATTACACAGGCTATGGTGGCGTAAGTTTGTATCCCGAAGCAGTTAAAGCTTTTAAGCCAAGTCTCGATATTGATAGAGCCAGCCATCGTTTTAAATATCGTCCAGACTTTAGCCAACTGAAAATCGATGAAACGTCTGGTTGCGTTATTTTTTCGCGTCCTTGTAATCCGACAGGTAATGTTCTCAGTAATGATGAAACCAAAAAAATTGCAGACCTTGCCGCAACTTATGATGTACCTGTTTTAATTGATTCGGCTTATGCACCGCCTTTTCCAGCTCTGAATTTTACGGAAATGAAACCGTTATTTGGTGGCAACATTATTCACTGTATGAGTTTATCGAAGGCTGGTCTGCCCGGTGAACGAGTGGGTATTGCCATCGGTGAGCCAAAATTTGTAAGTATTTTGCAAGCATTTCTCACGAATGCCTGTATCCATTCCTCTCGATATGGCCAGGCGATCGCCACCCGCGCGATTCAGTCGGGAGCCTTAGCCGAAATTGCGCTAAATGTGATTCGACCTTATTACCAAAATAAAATCCAGATTCTCACGGCTAAACTAGACCAATGTATGTCGGATGATATTCCGTGGTATCTTCACCGTGCAGAAGGCGCAATTTTCGCGTGGCTTTGGTTTGATGAACTGCCAATGACCGACTGGGAACTCTATCAAGAATTGAAAAAAGTTGGTGTGATTGTCGTGCCTGGTGGTCCATTTTTCCCCGGTTTACAAGAGCCTTGGGAGCATAAACAACAATGTTTGCGCATTAGTTTGACAGCTAGTGATCAAGATATCGAGACTGCTGTAGAAAGGCTCGCGGCGATCGCCCAGCAGATTTATGCGAAATAA
- a CDS encoding YbjQ family protein, whose protein sequence is MILTTTSTIQGKTIESYQGIVTAEVVYGTNALRDFFAGIRDMIGGRTGSYEKVFQKGHQDALKELERNAKKQGANAVIGISIDTGTINVDEKGALLLITATGTAVTLGN, encoded by the coding sequence ATGATTCTAACGACAACAAGTACTATCCAAGGCAAAACAATTGAGTCTTACCAAGGCATTGTGACAGCAGAAGTGGTTTATGGAACGAATGCACTTCGCGACTTTTTTGCAGGCATCCGAGACATGATTGGTGGCAGAACTGGTAGCTATGAAAAAGTTTTTCAGAAAGGACACCAAGATGCCCTTAAAGAGCTAGAACGAAATGCAAAAAAACAAGGTGCAAATGCTGTAATCGGAATCAGTATCGACACCGGAACTATTAACGTCGATGAGAAAGGGGCATTACTATTGATCACTGCGACAGGTACTGCCGTGACTCTCGGAAACTAG
- a CDS encoding alpha/beta hydrolase codes for MSKGQWWSPQSVGTMIGAIALVIGSSSAAIAADTLRLRIGPLQQTLAVDDLENFAETGDIPTKLLPYKSFLSGNMRGFLQKSLNVQPEVATQFLDELWESPTGKIVLDQLQIALPDTSVDGLKTALNAVAGQELNISALNVLRAYPAKELTVDLTAVAGLLLQTNLPNLQSQILSPRITDDLEVEPEEVAIIPSSLDPTAAGEQSVRRQTVVLRDSDRDRTIPVDIYDSPSAKNQLIVLSHGFAANRRFLDYLAYHLASHGYTVVTPDHPGSNVQSLFDSGLNFENLLPADEFIERPKDISFVLDELETLNVSKEYPGQFATTNVTVIGHSFGGFTALALAGGVVDPPAIRNHCNQSNPLMRAPGDWLQCAASELPYGRLNLKDDRIKQAIALNPIIGEVFGTDGLSEIDIPTMVLTGTKDAITPSLTHQLLPFKELGGEKYLVVADGATHMSVTDLSNRDNLLSQSTLVPEVMGAEAEPVREMLKALSLSFVERHDEAGETYGDFLSAGYVQSLSSDAIQLRLTQEISTELEQFLSHLPQTKITAARAQQPSSSDQKQFFFSFWRSPKKPKLQTYPTGILRANLDPFFQTALNVDAADLYSVAHLNDDQSTQQWN; via the coding sequence ATGAGCAAAGGTCAATGGTGGAGCCCGCAATCTGTCGGAACAATGATTGGGGCGATCGCCTTGGTGATAGGCTCTAGCTCTGCGGCGATCGCCGCAGATACCTTGAGATTACGGATTGGCCCATTGCAGCAAACCTTGGCTGTTGATGATTTAGAAAATTTTGCAGAGACTGGCGATATCCCCACAAAACTGCTGCCCTACAAAAGTTTTCTCAGCGGGAATATGCGGGGCTTTCTCCAGAAAAGTTTGAATGTGCAGCCTGAAGTCGCAACCCAATTTTTAGATGAATTGTGGGAGTCACCTACCGGAAAAATTGTCCTAGATCAATTGCAAATTGCGCTACCTGATACTTCTGTCGATGGACTGAAAACTGCGTTAAATGCTGTAGCGGGTCAAGAGCTCAATATCAGTGCTTTAAATGTTTTAAGAGCTTATCCTGCGAAAGAATTAACGGTTGATTTAACGGCGGTGGCAGGATTGCTGTTACAAACGAATTTGCCGAATTTACAAAGCCAAATCCTGAGCCCTAGGATTACAGATGATCTAGAGGTGGAACCAGAAGAAGTTGCAATTATTCCGTCAAGTTTAGACCCCACAGCAGCTGGTGAGCAGTCAGTGCGTCGTCAAACTGTAGTGCTGCGAGATTCTGATCGTGATCGCACAATTCCAGTGGATATCTACGATAGTCCTTCCGCGAAAAATCAACTGATTGTTTTGTCCCATGGTTTTGCTGCCAATCGTCGTTTTTTAGACTATTTGGCCTATCATCTGGCATCTCATGGTTATACCGTGGTTACACCGGATCATCCCGGTAGTAATGTGCAATCGCTGTTTGATTCTGGTCTGAATTTTGAAAATTTATTGCCAGCTGATGAATTTATTGAGCGTCCAAAAGATATTAGTTTTGTTTTGGATGAGCTGGAAACCCTGAATGTATCAAAGGAATATCCAGGACAGTTTGCAACGACGAATGTCACGGTGATTGGTCACTCCTTTGGTGGGTTTACGGCGCTGGCTCTGGCGGGAGGAGTTGTCGATCCGCCTGCGATTCGCAACCACTGTAATCAATCGAATCCTTTGATGCGTGCGCCCGGAGATTGGCTGCAATGTGCGGCTTCGGAGTTGCCCTATGGTCGTCTTAATTTAAAGGATGACCGCATTAAACAGGCGATCGCCCTGAATCCGATTATTGGGGAAGTTTTTGGGACGGATGGCTTAAGTGAAATTGATATTCCGACTATGGTGCTTACGGGTACAAAAGATGCCATTACTCCAAGTTTGACTCACCAACTTTTGCCATTTAAAGAGTTGGGTGGTGAAAAATATTTAGTGGTGGCTGATGGCGCAACCCACATGAGTGTGACGGATTTGAGTAATCGAGATAATCTCTTGTCGCAAAGTACTTTGGTGCCGGAAGTGATGGGCGCTGAAGCTGAACCCGTACGGGAAATGTTAAAGGCTTTGAGTTTAAGTTTTGTCGAACGTCATGATGAAGCTGGAGAAACTTATGGTGACTTTTTATCCGCTGGCTATGTGCAATCTTTGTCGAGTGACGCCATTCAACTACGTTTAACCCAAGAAATTTCTACAGAGCTGGAGCAATTTCTGAGCCATTTGCCCCAAACTAAAATTACAGCGGCGCGTGCTCAACAACCATCATCTTCTGATCAAAAACAGTTTTTTTTTAGCTTCTGGCGATCTCCCAAAAAACCTAAGTTACAAACTTACCCCACAGGAATTTTAAGAGCGAACCTAGACCCTTTTTTCCAAACAGCTCTCAATGTTGATGCCGCAGATTTATATTCGGTAGCCCATTTGAACGATGATCAGTCAACGCAGCAATGGAATTAG
- a CDS encoding pentapeptide repeat-containing protein — MLNIILYADSLGVETFTKQVGKHLFRANLSNAYLEDANLEDANLNNSILLKTDFRHARNLTSSQLSSEDSPPLLCGALLPEGLGLDPDRDWDRLALVLHERYPEDFNTLEEAEKWVEERRPK, encoded by the coding sequence TTGCTAAATATTATTCTCTATGCTGATTCTCTAGGAGTTGAGACTTTCACAAAGCAAGTTGGCAAGCATCTTTTTCGCGCCAACCTCTCTAACGCCTACCTCGAAGACGCCAACCTCGAAGACGCCAACCTCAACAATTCAATTTTGTTGAAAACAGATTTTCGTCATGCTCGAAATTTGACATCGAGTCAACTCAGTAGCGAAGATTCTCCGCCATTACTTTGTGGAGCTTTACTACCAGAAGGTTTAGGTCTTGACCCAGACCGCGATTGGGATCGTTTAGCTCTGGTTTTACATGAGCGATATCCAGAAGATTTTAATACGCTCGAAGAAGCAGAAAAATGGGTTGAGGAGCGTCGTCCAAAATGA